In Vigna unguiculata cultivar IT97K-499-35 chromosome 3, ASM411807v1, whole genome shotgun sequence, a single genomic region encodes these proteins:
- the LOC114178474 gene encoding aldehyde dehydrogenase family 2 member B7, mitochondrial isoform X1, producing the protein MASPLRISRLIRSFSSTSFFSRGRGGSSYLGSRLCKYSTAAAIEEPIKPAVQVEYTQLLIDGKFVDAASGKTFPTLDPRTGEVIAHVAEGHSEDVDRAVAAARKAFDHGPWPKMTAYERQKILLRAADLIEKHNDEIAALETWDNGKPYEQSAKIEIPMLVRLIRYYAGWADKIHGLTVPADGPYHVQTLHEPIGVAGQIIPWNFPLLMFAWKVGPALACGNTIVLKTAEQTPLSALYAAKLFLEAGLPPGVLNVVSGFGPTAGAALASHMEVDKLAFTGSTDTGKVVLELAAKSNLKPVTLELGGKSPFIVCEDADIDQAVELAHFALFFNQGQCCCAGSRTYVHESVYEEFVEKAKARALKRVVGDPFKGGIEQGPQIDSDQFEKILRYIRYGVESGATLETGGDRLGNKGFYIQPTVFSNVKDDMRIAKEEIFGPVQSILKFKDLGEVVQRANNTRYGLAAGVFTKNIDTANILTRALRVGTVWVNCFDTFDAAIPFGGYKMSGQGREKGEYSLKNYLQVKAVVNPLKNPAWL; encoded by the exons ATGGCTTCCCCACTCAGAATTTCAAGGCTCATCCGCTCCTTTTCTTCGACTTCCTTCTTTTCACGAGGTAGAG GTGGGAGTAGTTACCTTGGGTCGAGACTCTGTAAATACAGCACTGCTGCTGCCATTGAAGAACCCATTAAACCAGCAGTGCAAGTGGAATATACCCAACTCTTAATTGATGGAAAATTCGTAGATGCTGCTTCTG GTAAAACTTTTCCAACTTTAGATCCAAGGACGGGGGAAGTGATTGCTCATGTTGCTGAGGGTCACTCTGAAGATGTTGATCGAGCTGTTGCAGCTGCGCGCAAAGCATTTGATCATGGTCCATGGCCTAAGATGACAGCTTAT GAACGGCAAAAGATCTTGTTACGTGCAGCTGATCTGATTGAGAAGCATAATGATGAGATTGCAGCACTTGAGACTTGGGATAATGGAAAGCCTTATGAACAATCTGCTAAGATTGAGATTCCAATGCTTGTTCGTCTGATTCGATACTATGCTG GTTGGGCAGATAAGATTCATGGTCTAACAGTTCCAGCTGATGGACCTTATCATGTTCAAACTTTGCACGAACCCATTGGTGTTGCGGGTCAGATCATTCCTTGGAACTTTCCTCTTCTCATGTTTGCCTGGAAAGTTGGACCAGCATTGGCCTGTGGCAACACCATTGTTCTCAAAACAGCTGAGCAGACACCATTATCTGCTTTATATGCAGCAAAACTATTTCTTGAG GCTGGACTTCCCCCTGGTGTTTTAAATGTGGTGTCAGGATTTGGCCCAACTGCTGGTGCTGCTCTTGCAAGTCACATGGAGGTTGATAAG CTTGCTTTTACTGGTTCCACTGATACTGGGAAAGTTGTCCTTGAATTGGCGGCTAAAAGCAATCTTAAGCCTGTGACTTTGGAGCTTGGCGGAAAATCCCCGTTTATTGTGTGTGAAGACGCTGACATAGATCAGGCTGTTGAGCTAGCACACTTTGCTTTATTCTTTAATCAG GGACAATGTTGCTGTGCTGGGTCACGAACATATGTACACGAAAGTGTATACGAGGAGTTTGTTGAGAAAGCAAAGGCTCGTGCTTTGAAACGTGTTGTTGGTGATCCATTCAAGGGGGGAATAGAGCAAGGTCCTCAG ATTGATTCAGACCAATTTGAGAAAATCCTGAGGTATATCAGATATGGTGTTGAAAGTGGGGCTACCCTTGAAACCGGAGGAGACAGACTTGGCAACAAGGGCTTCTATATTCAACCAACAGTCTTCTCAAATGTTAAG GATGACATGCGGATTGCGAAGGAAGAAATCTTTGGTCCAGTCCAATCCATATTAAAATTCAA GGACCTTGGTGAGGTAGTTCAAAGAGCAAATAACACACGTTATGGGCTTGCAGCAGGAGTGTTCACAAAGAACATAGACACTGCCAACATTTTGACTCGGGCACTGAGAGTAGGAACAGTTTGGGTAAATTGCTTTGACACATTTGATGCTGCAATCCCCTTTGGGGGTTACAAGATGAGTGGTCAGGGCAGAGAAAAAGGAGAGTATAGTCTTAAGAACTACTTGCAAGTGAAGGCTGTTGTTAACCCCTTGAAGAACCCAGCATGGCTTTGA
- the LOC114178474 gene encoding aldehyde dehydrogenase family 2 member B7, mitochondrial isoform X2: MASPLRISRLIRSFSSTSFFSRGGSSYLGSRLCKYSTAAAIEEPIKPAVQVEYTQLLIDGKFVDAASGKTFPTLDPRTGEVIAHVAEGHSEDVDRAVAAARKAFDHGPWPKMTAYERQKILLRAADLIEKHNDEIAALETWDNGKPYEQSAKIEIPMLVRLIRYYAGWADKIHGLTVPADGPYHVQTLHEPIGVAGQIIPWNFPLLMFAWKVGPALACGNTIVLKTAEQTPLSALYAAKLFLEAGLPPGVLNVVSGFGPTAGAALASHMEVDKLAFTGSTDTGKVVLELAAKSNLKPVTLELGGKSPFIVCEDADIDQAVELAHFALFFNQGQCCCAGSRTYVHESVYEEFVEKAKARALKRVVGDPFKGGIEQGPQIDSDQFEKILRYIRYGVESGATLETGGDRLGNKGFYIQPTVFSNVKDDMRIAKEEIFGPVQSILKFKDLGEVVQRANNTRYGLAAGVFTKNIDTANILTRALRVGTVWVNCFDTFDAAIPFGGYKMSGQGREKGEYSLKNYLQVKAVVNPLKNPAWL, from the exons ATGGCTTCCCCACTCAGAATTTCAAGGCTCATCCGCTCCTTTTCTTCGACTTCCTTCTTTTCACGAG GTGGGAGTAGTTACCTTGGGTCGAGACTCTGTAAATACAGCACTGCTGCTGCCATTGAAGAACCCATTAAACCAGCAGTGCAAGTGGAATATACCCAACTCTTAATTGATGGAAAATTCGTAGATGCTGCTTCTG GTAAAACTTTTCCAACTTTAGATCCAAGGACGGGGGAAGTGATTGCTCATGTTGCTGAGGGTCACTCTGAAGATGTTGATCGAGCTGTTGCAGCTGCGCGCAAAGCATTTGATCATGGTCCATGGCCTAAGATGACAGCTTAT GAACGGCAAAAGATCTTGTTACGTGCAGCTGATCTGATTGAGAAGCATAATGATGAGATTGCAGCACTTGAGACTTGGGATAATGGAAAGCCTTATGAACAATCTGCTAAGATTGAGATTCCAATGCTTGTTCGTCTGATTCGATACTATGCTG GTTGGGCAGATAAGATTCATGGTCTAACAGTTCCAGCTGATGGACCTTATCATGTTCAAACTTTGCACGAACCCATTGGTGTTGCGGGTCAGATCATTCCTTGGAACTTTCCTCTTCTCATGTTTGCCTGGAAAGTTGGACCAGCATTGGCCTGTGGCAACACCATTGTTCTCAAAACAGCTGAGCAGACACCATTATCTGCTTTATATGCAGCAAAACTATTTCTTGAG GCTGGACTTCCCCCTGGTGTTTTAAATGTGGTGTCAGGATTTGGCCCAACTGCTGGTGCTGCTCTTGCAAGTCACATGGAGGTTGATAAG CTTGCTTTTACTGGTTCCACTGATACTGGGAAAGTTGTCCTTGAATTGGCGGCTAAAAGCAATCTTAAGCCTGTGACTTTGGAGCTTGGCGGAAAATCCCCGTTTATTGTGTGTGAAGACGCTGACATAGATCAGGCTGTTGAGCTAGCACACTTTGCTTTATTCTTTAATCAG GGACAATGTTGCTGTGCTGGGTCACGAACATATGTACACGAAAGTGTATACGAGGAGTTTGTTGAGAAAGCAAAGGCTCGTGCTTTGAAACGTGTTGTTGGTGATCCATTCAAGGGGGGAATAGAGCAAGGTCCTCAG ATTGATTCAGACCAATTTGAGAAAATCCTGAGGTATATCAGATATGGTGTTGAAAGTGGGGCTACCCTTGAAACCGGAGGAGACAGACTTGGCAACAAGGGCTTCTATATTCAACCAACAGTCTTCTCAAATGTTAAG GATGACATGCGGATTGCGAAGGAAGAAATCTTTGGTCCAGTCCAATCCATATTAAAATTCAA GGACCTTGGTGAGGTAGTTCAAAGAGCAAATAACACACGTTATGGGCTTGCAGCAGGAGTGTTCACAAAGAACATAGACACTGCCAACATTTTGACTCGGGCACTGAGAGTAGGAACAGTTTGGGTAAATTGCTTTGACACATTTGATGCTGCAATCCCCTTTGGGGGTTACAAGATGAGTGGTCAGGGCAGAGAAAAAGGAGAGTATAGTCTTAAGAACTACTTGCAAGTGAAGGCTGTTGTTAACCCCTTGAAGAACCCAGCATGGCTTTGA
- the LOC114177712 gene encoding spermidine synthase 2 has translation MADESVVESPVKRQRDDEENGVSVSMDTEGGKDPQGNGLSSVIPGWFSEISSMWPGEAHSLKVEKILFQGKSDYQNIMVFQSSTYGKVLVLDGVIQLTERDECAYQEMITHLPLCSIPNPKKVLVIGGGDGGVLREIARHSSVEKIDICEIDSMVVDVSKQYFPDVAVGYEDPRVTLTVGDGVAFLKNVPEGTYDAVIVDSSDPIGPAQELFEKPFFASVAKALRPGGVVSTQAESIWLHMDIIEDIVANCRQIFKGSINYAWTTVPTYPSGMIGFMLCSTEGPPVDFKHPVNPLDENEFQKSARPLKFYNSEIHTAAFCLPSFAKRKIGPKAN, from the exons ATGGCGGATGAGAGCGTTGTTGAGTCCCCGGTGAAGAGGCAGAGAGACGATGAAGAAAATGGGGTCTCTGTTTCCATGGATACGGAGGGTGGCAAAGACCCACAGGGTAATGGTTTATCGTCGGTGATTCCTGGCTGGTTCTCTGAAATCAGTTCAATGTGGCCTG GAGAGGCTCACTCCTTGAAGGTggaaaaaattttgtttcaaggAAAGTCTGATTACCAGAATATCATGGTCTTCCAG TCGTCAACATATGGCAAGGTTCTTGTTTTGGATGGAGTAATCCAGTTAACAGAAAGGGACGAATGTGCCTACCAAGAAATGATCACTCACCTTCCTCTTTGCTCTATTCCAAACCCAAAAAAG GTTTTGGTTATCGGAGGAGGTGATGGAGGGGTCCTCCGAGAAATAGCACGCCATTCTTCAGTTGAAAAGATAGACATTTGTGAAATTGACAGTATGGTTGTTGAT GTCTCCAAACAATATTTCCCTGATGTTGCTGTAGGGTATGAGGATCCTCGTGTGACACTTACTGTTGGTGATG GAGTTGCGTTTCTGAAAAATGTTCCAGAAGGAACGTATGATGCCGTTATAGTAGATTCATCCGACCCTATTG GTCCTGCTCAGGAGCTATTTGAAAAGCCCTTCTTCGCGTCGGTTGCAAAGGCTCTTCGTCCAGGAGGAGTTGTGTCTACTCAGGCAGAAAGCATATGGCTTCATATGGATATAATTGAGGACATCGTGGCAAATTGTCGCCAGATTTTCAAAGGATCTATTAACTATGCTTGGACTACTGTACCTACATATCCAAG tgGGATGATTGGTTTTATGCTTTGCTCAACTGAGGGACCACCTGTTGATTtcaagcatccagtgaatcccTTAGATGAAAATGAGTTTCAGAAGTCAGCTAGACCACTGAAGTTTTACAACTCTGAG ATTCATACAGCAGCTTTCTGTTTGCCATCATTTGCAAAGAGAAAGATTGGTCCTAAAGCAAATTAG
- the LOC114177713 gene encoding uncharacterized protein LOC114177713: MESENSCSTQKQKLEVSDILSKSVMVYLRNLNFIIFTFLTSLPLFCIMVYFEIYLQEILVETFNIFNLSYGHLPLYDIDLISRFNKDYFLKLIFVGFIYMVPLYVSEFVSAAVTVDLASKLHSREKKMTLKEMFETPFDLSRLRASFVTSIYVLFLTTTHQLGLLWIVLNYHVFLKGTSFYVLLAVICSMAFAKVLRMYLEGSAMWNMSLVISVLEGIYGVDALAVSAYFSRGNHRRGLFLMLIFFAWGHLVRLSCYHIGGYEQGNAIFVQVGLSCMVNQLKWVACMIYFHDCKERKLEKKTDEESGKDVKNGP; encoded by the coding sequence ATGGAGAGTGAAAACAGTTGCTCTACGCAGAAGCAGAAGCTTGAAGTATCTGATATCCTCAGTAAATCTGTTATGGTCTATTTAAGAAACCTCAATTTCATCATCTTCACCTTTCTCACTTCTCTTCCTCTCTTCTGTATCATGGTTTACTTTGAAATTTACCTCCAAGAAATTCTGGTGGAAaccttcaatatttttaacctaTCATATGGTCACTTGCCTCTCTATGACATAGATCTTATCAGCAGATTCAACAAGGATTATTTCCTGAAGCTGATTTTTGTTGGTTTCATTTACATGGTGCCTCTCTATGTCTCAGAGTTTGTCTCTGCAGCTGTTACGGTAGATTTGGCTTCAAAGCTGCATtcaagagagaagaaaatgactCTGAAGGAGATGTTTGAGACACCCTTTGACCTATCAAGATTGAGAGCCTCATTTGTCACTTCTATCTATGTTCTCTTCTTGACAACTACTCACCAGCTTGGATTACTGTGGATAGTCctaaattatcatgttttcttgaaagGCACGAGTTTTTACGTGTTGCTCGCAGTAATTTGCAGCATGGCATTTGCAAAGGTCTTAAGGATGTACTTGGAGGGGAGTGCTATGTGGAACATGAGCCTTGTGATCTCGGTGTTGGAGGGTATATATGGTGTTGATGCGTTAGCTGTTTCAGCATATTTCAGCAGAGGCAATCACAGGAGGGGGCTCTTTCTGATGTTGATTTTCTTTGCTTGGGGTCATCTTGTGAGGCTTTCATGCTACCATATTGGAGGCTATGAGCAAGGGAATGCAATTTTTGTACAAGTTGGCTTGTCTTGCATGGTGAATCAGCTGAAATGGGTGGCTTGCATGATCTATTTTCATGATTGCAAGGAGAGGAAATTGGAAAAGAAAACTGATGAGGAATCAGGTAAGGATGTTAAGAATGGTCCGTGA